A window of the Sneathiella sp. P13V-1 genome harbors these coding sequences:
- a CDS encoding VWA domain-containing protein, with translation MSRPLAEFVDMLRHADVPVSIGEAIDAARTIELLGYEDRSLLKGALSQVMAKTEDEMASFDQCFDDFFKIETNLDLGGNLQEQLGDEGSDNGDGPEGSAPQDALDDLQNDMGPQNGEGGGSGGGSGQCEDQPSAEGQGTPSLIDMLESGDRTALTMAMNEAADEVGLGNIVLSTQRGLFTRRIMEAMGLNDVTQEVRDRRNQGEDESADELDRRLNILFEATRDMVDRQLALTAEGKSLEFRQDVLKKVRLSNIETRDFKIMRDLVRKMAKRLTDMNSRVKKVKNRGHLDIRKTMRRNVAYDGILFETHWKQKEKDRPKVMAVCDVSGSVASVARFLLLFLYSMNEVLPNVRSFAFSGDLGEITDLLKDNGPEEAVPAAIDKYGGRSTDYGRAMQDFKDLVFDEIDNRTTVIILGDGRSNGSDPGTDILKDIKKRAKRVIWLNPERKSLWGSGDSEMDRIAPYCTVADTCNSLNKLELVIRDLLKSN, from the coding sequence ATGAGCCGCCCCTTAGCCGAATTTGTGGATATGTTGCGCCACGCTGATGTGCCCGTCTCTATCGGAGAGGCCATTGATGCCGCGCGCACCATTGAACTGCTCGGCTATGAAGATCGGTCGCTCCTCAAGGGCGCCTTAAGTCAGGTAATGGCCAAAACCGAAGATGAAATGGCCAGTTTTGACCAGTGTTTCGATGATTTCTTCAAAATTGAAACAAACCTCGATTTAGGCGGGAACCTGCAAGAACAATTGGGGGATGAAGGGTCTGATAATGGGGACGGGCCAGAAGGATCAGCCCCACAAGACGCACTGGACGATCTTCAGAATGATATGGGGCCACAAAATGGCGAAGGTGGGGGCAGTGGCGGCGGAAGCGGCCAATGTGAGGACCAACCATCTGCTGAAGGTCAAGGGACACCTTCGCTTATTGATATGCTGGAAAGTGGGGATCGTACCGCCCTGACTATGGCAATGAACGAAGCTGCCGATGAAGTCGGACTTGGTAATATTGTGCTTTCTACGCAGCGTGGATTATTTACCCGCCGGATTATGGAGGCCATGGGTCTAAATGATGTGACCCAAGAGGTCCGCGATCGTCGCAATCAGGGGGAAGATGAAAGCGCAGACGAGCTAGATCGCCGCCTTAATATCCTGTTTGAAGCCACCCGCGATATGGTGGACCGCCAACTTGCCCTGACCGCTGAAGGGAAAAGCCTTGAGTTTAGGCAGGACGTTCTTAAGAAAGTCCGGCTCTCCAATATCGAAACCCGTGATTTTAAGATCATGCGCGATCTGGTTCGGAAAATGGCCAAGCGCCTGACGGATATGAATTCGCGGGTTAAGAAGGTCAAAAATCGCGGGCATCTGGATATTCGCAAAACCATGCGCCGCAATGTGGCCTATGACGGCATTCTGTTTGAAACCCATTGGAAACAAAAGGAAAAAGATCGCCCTAAAGTCATGGCGGTCTGTGACGTAAGTGGCTCGGTTGCCTCTGTTGCGCGTTTTCTACTTCTGTTTCTTTACAGCATGAATGAAGTGCTTCCCAATGTGAGGTCATTTGCCTTTTCAGGTGATCTTGGTGAAATCACGGATCTATTAAAAGATAACGGTCCAGAAGAGGCTGTTCCTGCCGCCATTGATAAATATGGTGGACGGTCGACGGATTACGGCCGGGCCATGCAGGATTTCAAGGATCTCGTTTTTGATGAAATCGATAATCGCACTACGGTCATCATTCTGGGGGATGGACGCTCTAACGGATCCGACCCCGGAACAGATATTCTAAAAGACATCAAAAAGCGGGCGAAACGTGTTATCTGGCTTAATCCTGAACGGAAATCTTTGTGGGGCTCCGGAGATTCCGAGATGGATAGAATTGCGCCTTATTGCACAGTTGCAGATACTTGTAATTCCCTCAATAAACTGGAGCTCGTCATCCGCGATCTTCTTAAATCAAATTAG
- a CDS encoding AAA family ATPase, giving the protein MSIVDKDPAQAINEIQQRFEKAGYICDRHIATSIYLSQKLDKPILVEGPPGVGKTELAKATAELMDADLVRLQCYEGLDESKALYEWKYGKQLLYTQILKEKLGDLLEDAQGIDASMEKLHGFSDQFFSHDFLEARPLLQALTAENQTVLLIDEIDKSDHEFEAYLLEILSDYQITVPEIGTIKAKHKPVVFLTSNNSREMGDALKRRCLHLYIPFPDADREREIIKARVPEIDEKLRNQLVSFVQQLRTQDLKKLPAVSETIDWARTLMLLHADNLDTEMVRNTLNMLLKFEDDIDNMDSEVPKMVTAALKDARR; this is encoded by the coding sequence GTGAGTATTGTTGATAAAGATCCGGCACAGGCAATTAATGAAATCCAGCAACGCTTTGAAAAAGCTGGATATATTTGCGACCGACATATCGCGACATCTATCTATCTCTCTCAAAAACTGGATAAACCGATCCTTGTTGAAGGCCCGCCGGGTGTCGGTAAGACAGAGCTTGCCAAAGCAACAGCTGAGCTTATGGACGCGGATCTTGTGCGCCTACAATGTTACGAAGGTCTGGATGAAAGCAAAGCGCTTTATGAATGGAAATATGGCAAGCAGCTTCTTTACACCCAAATTTTGAAAGAGAAACTTGGTGATCTCCTTGAAGATGCACAAGGCATAGACGCGTCTATGGAAAAATTGCACGGTTTTAGTGACCAGTTCTTTTCCCATGACTTTTTGGAGGCCCGCCCTCTTCTTCAGGCGTTAACAGCCGAAAATCAGACAGTTCTGTTGATTGACGAAATTGACAAATCAGATCATGAATTTGAAGCTTATCTGTTGGAAATTCTGTCAGATTACCAGATCACAGTTCCTGAAATTGGAACCATCAAAGCCAAACACAAACCTGTTGTGTTCCTGACCAGTAACAACAGCCGTGAGATGGGCGATGCCCTCAAACGCCGTTGTTTGCATCTTTACATCCCGTTCCCCGACGCCGATCGCGAACGTGAAATTATCAAGGCCCGTGTTCCAGAAATTGATGAGAAACTTCGCAATCAGCTTGTCTCTTTTGTACAGCAACTTCGCACACAGGATCTGAAAAAACTGCCTGCCGTTAGTGAAACCATTGATTGGGCCCGTACCTTGATGTTACTGCATGCAGATAATCTGGACACGGAAATGGTGCGAAATACACTTAACATGCTGCTGAAATTCGAAGACGATATCGACAATATGGATAGTGAAGTACCAAAAATGGTGACCGCCGCGTTAAAGGACGCCCGCCGATGA
- the alaS gene encoding alanine--tRNA ligase: protein MTTAKEIRSSFLDFYAKNGHEIVDSSPLVPRNDPTLLFTNAGMVQFKNVFTGQEKRPYSRAVTTQKCVRAGGKHNDLENVGYTARHHTFFEMLGNFSFGDYFKDLAIELAWNLLTKEFGLSKDKLLVTVYHDDDEAVDLWKKIAGIGDDKIIRIATSDNFWSMGDTGPCGPCSEIFFDHGEGIPGGPPGSPDEDGDRFIEIWNLVFMQFEQQAGGDRVNLPRPSIDTGMGLERIAAVLQGKHDNYDIDLMRKIIEASADASNVSADGDLAVSHRVIADHLRSSSFLIADGVLPSNEGRGYVLRRIMRRAMRHAHLLGAKEPMVYKLVQTLVDEMGSAFPELERAQALITETLKLEETRFKETLGRGLKLLSDETDGLGDNQALSGDVAFKLYDTFGFPLDLTKDILRGQGRDLDEAGFDAAMQKQKEAARAAWSGSGEAATDQVWFDLYDQHGATEFLGYQTEVSEGQVQAVLVGGEVAEKASAGDEVMLVLNQTSFYGESGGQEGDKGQLVSENGLEIQITDTQKRENLHVHIGKIIKGEVAAGAIVETQVDGGRRARLRAHHSATHLLHEALRQRLGDHVTQKGSLVAEDRLRFDISHPKPISAEELRQIEKDVNDRIRMNAEVSVILTTPDEAIKAGAMALFGEKYGDEVRVVSMGGEDIGKGAGKNYSTELCGGTHVSRMGDIGMLKIIGEGGLAAGVRRIEAVVGEAALDYMNGQESLLSNAAGALKVAPAELEKRINGLLEERKKLERELKETRKKLATGGASGGNDQEEIGGVNVVAKVLEDVPPKDLKPMADDIKAQVKSGVAVLIAVNEGKASIVVGVTSDVAEKLSAVDLVRVGSAALGGKGGGGRPDMAQAGGPDGSKAEDAIKAIKETIANG, encoded by the coding sequence ATGACGACCGCTAAGGAAATACGCTCTTCATTTTTGGACTTTTACGCCAAAAATGGTCACGAAATTGTGGATAGCTCGCCGCTGGTACCACGTAACGATCCAACCTTGCTGTTTACAAACGCGGGTATGGTGCAGTTTAAGAACGTATTCACAGGACAGGAAAAACGCCCTTACAGCCGCGCGGTAACTACGCAGAAATGTGTGCGCGCAGGCGGAAAGCATAATGACCTTGAAAATGTGGGTTATACTGCGCGTCACCACACATTCTTTGAAATGCTGGGTAACTTCTCCTTTGGGGATTACTTTAAGGATTTGGCAATTGAACTTGCCTGGAACCTGTTGACCAAGGAATTTGGTCTGTCAAAAGATAAACTGCTGGTCACAGTTTATCACGACGATGACGAAGCCGTTGACCTTTGGAAGAAAATTGCTGGCATTGGTGACGACAAAATTATCCGTATCGCCACATCAGATAACTTCTGGTCCATGGGCGATACCGGTCCATGTGGTCCGTGCTCCGAGATTTTCTTCGACCATGGTGAAGGCATCCCTGGTGGTCCTCCAGGCTCTCCTGATGAAGATGGAGATCGTTTTATTGAAATCTGGAACCTGGTGTTCATGCAGTTTGAACAACAGGCTGGCGGAGATCGTGTAAACCTGCCACGCCCATCCATTGATACAGGTATGGGACTTGAGCGTATTGCCGCTGTTCTGCAAGGTAAACACGACAACTACGACATCGACCTGATGCGGAAAATCATCGAAGCCTCCGCCGATGCATCAAATGTTTCTGCGGACGGTGACCTTGCTGTGTCCCACCGCGTGATTGCCGACCACCTGCGTTCTTCTTCTTTCCTGATTGCGGATGGTGTTCTGCCATCAAATGAAGGCCGTGGTTATGTGCTTCGCCGTATCATGCGCCGTGCCATGCGTCATGCGCATCTTCTGGGCGCGAAGGAGCCGATGGTTTACAAGCTGGTGCAGACACTTGTGGATGAAATGGGATCTGCCTTCCCTGAATTGGAACGGGCGCAGGCACTGATCACAGAAACACTGAAACTGGAAGAAACGCGCTTCAAGGAAACGCTTGGCCGTGGATTGAAACTTCTTTCAGATGAAACTGATGGTCTTGGGGATAATCAGGCATTGTCCGGTGATGTAGCGTTTAAACTGTATGACACATTCGGCTTCCCGCTTGATCTGACTAAAGATATTCTGCGCGGGCAAGGACGTGATCTGGATGAAGCCGGTTTCGATGCCGCCATGCAGAAGCAGAAAGAAGCGGCGCGTGCCGCGTGGTCCGGCTCCGGTGAAGCTGCAACCGATCAAGTCTGGTTTGATCTGTATGATCAACATGGCGCAACTGAATTCCTTGGCTATCAGACCGAAGTTTCTGAAGGTCAGGTTCAAGCTGTTCTCGTTGGCGGTGAAGTCGCAGAAAAAGCCTCCGCTGGTGATGAAGTGATGTTGGTCCTGAACCAGACGTCTTTTTATGGCGAGTCCGGTGGCCAGGAAGGTGACAAAGGTCAGCTTGTTTCTGAAAATGGTCTGGAAATCCAGATTACCGATACCCAGAAACGCGAAAACCTGCATGTTCATATTGGTAAGATTATCAAAGGCGAAGTTGCCGCGGGTGCCATTGTGGAAACGCAGGTTGATGGTGGACGCCGTGCACGCCTTCGTGCGCACCATTCCGCCACACACCTTTTGCACGAAGCCTTACGTCAACGCCTTGGGGATCATGTCACACAGAAAGGATCTTTGGTTGCCGAAGACCGTCTGCGTTTTGACATTTCCCATCCAAAACCGATCAGCGCGGAAGAACTTCGCCAAATTGAAAAAGATGTGAACGATCGCATTCGAATGAATGCAGAAGTTTCTGTCATTCTGACCACACCAGATGAAGCCATTAAAGCAGGTGCTATGGCACTCTTTGGTGAAAAATATGGGGATGAAGTTCGTGTCGTCTCCATGGGCGGTGAAGATATTGGCAAAGGTGCCGGTAAAAACTACTCAACAGAGCTATGCGGTGGTACGCACGTGTCCCGCATGGGTGACATCGGTATGCTGAAAATTATCGGTGAGGGTGGCTTGGCTGCGGGTGTTCGCCGTATCGAAGCCGTCGTTGGTGAAGCGGCGCTTGACTATATGAACGGTCAGGAAAGCCTGCTTTCCAATGCAGCGGGAGCCTTGAAAGTCGCGCCAGCTGAGCTTGAAAAACGTATCAATGGCCTTTTGGAGGAACGTAAGAAGCTGGAGCGGGAATTGAAAGAGACCCGTAAGAAACTGGCAACTGGCGGTGCTTCCGGTGGTAATGATCAGGAAGAAATTGGCGGTGTGAATGTCGTTGCTAAAGTTCTGGAAGACGTGCCACCAAAAGACCTTAAACCAATGGCCGATGACATTAAGGCACAAGTTAAATCCGGCGTTGCGGTCTTGATCGCCGTGAACGAAGGTAAAGCCTCCATCGTGGTAGGTGTTACCTCAGACGTAGCTGAAAAACTGAGCGCAGTTGATCTTGTCCGTGTTGGTTCAGCGGCCCTTGGTGGTAAAGGCGGCGGTGGCCGTCCTGATATGGCGCAAGCCGGTGGTCCGGATGGGTCTAAAGCAGAAGACGCCATTAAGGCAATCAAAGAGACAATCGCAAACGGTTAA
- the htpX gene encoding zinc metalloprotease HtpX, which yields MNYLKTGMLIAAITAIFLTAGFLLGGQSGMLIALAIAVVMNFFAYWNSDKMVLRMYGAKEVDQSTAPEFYNLVANLAQRADLPMPKVYIMENPQPNAFATGRNPENAAVAATTGLLKILNREEIEGVMAHELAHVKNRDTLIMTITATIAGAISMLANFALFFGGNRDSNNGGIGIIGVILTMIMAPLAAMLVQMAISRTREYSADKLGGQICGNPESLASALYKLQHGADQIENVTAERNPASASLFIVNPLHGQRADNLFSTHPKTENRIAKLRELAAEMFHSQKPARYRRTEKRATQTRKSVIPETGNTKKHDKGSDGPWG from the coding sequence ATGAATTACCTTAAAACAGGAATGTTAATTGCTGCCATTACGGCGATCTTTCTAACGGCTGGTTTTCTGCTGGGCGGTCAAAGCGGGATGCTGATCGCTTTGGCGATCGCTGTTGTGATGAATTTCTTTGCTTACTGGAATTCAGACAAGATGGTTCTTCGCATGTATGGTGCGAAAGAAGTGGATCAATCTACAGCACCGGAGTTTTACAACCTCGTTGCTAACCTGGCGCAACGGGCTGATCTTCCTATGCCGAAAGTCTATATCATGGAAAATCCGCAGCCCAATGCCTTTGCGACAGGCCGAAACCCTGAAAATGCCGCAGTTGCTGCGACAACAGGCCTTCTGAAAATCCTCAACCGTGAAGAAATCGAAGGTGTGATGGCCCATGAGTTAGCTCATGTGAAGAACCGTGACACGCTGATCATGACGATTACAGCGACCATTGCTGGTGCCATCAGTATGCTCGCGAATTTTGCGCTGTTCTTTGGTGGAAATCGCGACAGTAATAATGGCGGAATTGGGATTATTGGGGTGATCCTGACCATGATTATGGCACCACTGGCGGCGATGCTGGTTCAAATGGCCATCAGTCGGACACGTGAGTATTCTGCCGATAAGCTGGGCGGACAGATTTGCGGAAATCCGGAAAGTCTGGCGTCTGCATTGTACAAATTGCAGCATGGCGCTGACCAGATTGAAAATGTGACCGCTGAGAGAAACCCTGCTTCTGCCAGCCTGTTTATTGTGAACCCTTTGCATGGGCAAAGGGCGGATAATCTGTTTTCAACCCACCCGAAAACAGAAAACAGGATTGCCAAATTACGTGAACTGGCAGCAGAAATGTTTCATTCTCAAAAGCCAGCCCGTTACCGCCGAACTGAGAAGAGAGCCACCCAAACCCGTAAAAGTGTTATTCCTGAAACAGGAAATACTAAAAAACATGATAAGGGGTCAGACGGTCCCTGGGGTTAG
- a CDS encoding TetR/AcrR family transcriptional regulator, translating to MSGIVDGKIANDRASKRKAEKRERLLAAAKKLFIQKGYHETRPQDIAREADVAHGTFYSHFDDKREIFLAFASEAQEDLTNYVVEHIPEVQTFEDYLNHALNAIQEFAEQNPGLLRSALVDIKVFDPTDKTASVVRTKFASGFIRILKEAKLRDELYDDVDPELMGHAMMGVIQSTAPQAYRMGKSREEFVKLLASFLSRAMVKNSSSL from the coding sequence ATGAGCGGCATAGTTGATGGCAAAATAGCCAACGACCGCGCAAGTAAGCGTAAAGCAGAAAAACGAGAACGTCTGCTAGCAGCAGCAAAAAAGTTATTTATTCAAAAGGGTTATCACGAAACAAGGCCACAGGATATTGCCCGCGAAGCCGATGTTGCCCATGGTACTTTCTACAGTCACTTTGATGATAAACGTGAGATTTTTTTAGCTTTTGCCAGTGAAGCACAAGAGGATTTAACAAACTATGTTGTTGAGCATATCCCAGAAGTTCAAACCTTCGAGGATTATCTGAATCACGCACTTAACGCCATCCAGGAATTTGCGGAACAAAATCCTGGGCTGCTGCGCTCTGCACTCGTTGACATCAAAGTTTTTGATCCGACCGATAAGACAGCATCTGTAGTGCGGACTAAATTTGCGTCAGGATTTATTCGTATCCTGAAAGAAGCGAAATTACGTGATGAGCTTTATGATGACGTGGATCCTGAACTGATGGGGCACGCCATGATGGGGGTTATTCAGTCAACGGCACCGCAAGCCTACCGCATGGGCAAAAGCCGTGAAGAGTTTGTCAAACTCCTCGCCAGTTTCCTGTCACGTGCGATGGTAAAGAACTCAAGCAGCCTCTAA